In Electrophorus electricus isolate fEleEle1 chromosome 1, fEleEle1.pri, whole genome shotgun sequence, a single window of DNA contains:
- the ppl gene encoding periplakin translates to MFKKKSSKTSVNITPKRTPIDLTALIEKLQKNADKVEKNIMETELNLNKDITKINEGKKPLYQDATNKSILNALDLLTGLDEDAAEARRLHHPQAEMIQQDMRQLRERVMKLRDEHNHIYHITRSEGVPSVNWGKVIDEKVANLNNKGFGQDLPTVENEVEEHNIFHSEVEALAPYITEGNDQEYIGTQQMKYNKLLAASTARKKHLLSLRDYMQRCTNELYWLDQQTEERITYDWSDANLDYPARKRQYENFISKCLESKEMTITKLNDDGEKLIAEDHPGKNVIEAHTEAVHADWKEYLNLLICEENHLKHMDEYHKFHKEARDTQDLLKRLETEVQQKYNPDFKDMYQLDGLLTDLNDQAKAMDHLEERVKSLQTRSMQVLPLKLRNNPPQKMLPIEALCEFNSDEGQIMRGERYTLLRNNGYKWDVKDPAGRSTTAPGVCFIIPPTDPESISVAENLVSQQKTIKQKVASSKTALQTRLAELRKESPVGQDKQEQQCRQLMAGLDKVVSDLNKQEKAINTQVRPPLEQTRPLQDSEDRLREMKDIASAFRRIEPEKTAKVQEAEVFLRANPKCASTPQLYSKVAETNDKYDKVDRLLKCANDKLQNSNRLENSLQGSKNLLSTYENRLAREEVAPSDLSSLEKTQRELADMASELRAKKSIVPEMEQNLRSAKLSCDNMVITTQEHCPDIERQEADVEKLTKRYDNLNRQIDARSQYMQRAKASYNNYRNDYDNLNSWLSRVPNYEPRETDDVRQVEAKLKNQRNLLSDIARKESDLNNVARNAQLYQQAVKDYENEAERFRSVLDLEDGLVPQTYKRSRMDSPALRVKAEESAIEAKFTEVNAVNKQRLQNLEFVQGLLNQQPEVPIIDRKVQSVNASAPGDEPWRIKNQLEEEIHRRQQLEKELKTIQSDIYVLEGQKPQDTIVKKELIKKVPDPQLDEEMSKVQQKLLDERRTTRILESELDSLQVKLRGIETEIKEGAQQYTVKEVLRIERDKEQEEEVRRLRDELEELKRQKMVRDNEAVHMQKQITILSAEKNKEQEVIKEEEVIKVQNDPQLETEYRLLLDRKQKETDNRQHLEDELRFLQEKLKRLEKEKAMAEEKISIREVLKVEKDIVLEREVENLRRQLEDEKAKRMSSQRERTDIQRKITSLEEEKSKVIVQEKVREIVRPDPKAETEVANLRLELVEQQRRCRDAELQLKSVQDELVLLKNRGPQIEYKEIIKEMIKYKIDPETERELEKLRNEIVDKTHHIEKYEIEILQLRDEIQKWKDTKPQVQTKEVVNEVIQYREDPKTKEEIETLKRKLAEEQRKRLDLEGDRSSFEDKIRAKKIDLSQVREKVVQQEVVKMQEDPLLRSECDSLTQKINDEVRQRDLLKEELLRLQRQKADLELQLEEIERERRMRRDAELEIQRLRVRLNELEIKDKETREKVTVKQKVVLQQDPQQEKEHSILRLQVEEERHKRVLLEKEYNVLLQQIETLEKVEVREKVVRTEKIQVEKDPEAELEIERLKRSLEEETRRRQELDLELTNITSRLTEMEFTNTKSSKELDYIRDESNRLQQENQRLQNEIRKLQAEIHITTKETKQITESIPLDTSRNLELRLSSLQKELSDLKRITTEKDEEIEKMQKNLSAVRVKREQRESHLRRSIVVIDPESGKEMRPEEAYKLGLIDWKMFVNLQSQECDWEEISVKGPNGESSVLHDRKSGKKFSIEEALRAGNITNRQLQQYQNKEISIQEFGVMVSGKSK, encoded by the exons ATGTTCAAGAAGAAGAGTTCGAAGACCAGCGTGAACATCACGCCTAAAAG aACACCGATTGATCTGACTGCCCTGATTGAGAAGCTGCAGAAAAATGCTGACAAGGTGGAGAAGAACATCATGGAGACGGAGCTGAACCTCAACAAG GACATCACCAAGATCAACGAAGGCAAAAAGCCACTGTACCAGGACGCCACCAACAAGTCCATCCTGAACGCACTGGACCTCCTGACTGGGCTGGACGAGGACGCAGCAGAGGCCCGGCGCCTGCACCACCCCCAGGCTGAGATGATCCAGCAGGA CATGCGGCAGCTCCGTGAGCGGGTCATGAAGCTGCGTGACGAGCACAACCACATCTACCACATCACCCGCTCCGAAGGGGTTCCTAGCGTCAACTGGGGCAAGGTCATCGATGAGAAAGTT gcaAATCTGAACAACAAAGGTTTTGGACAAGACCTGCCTACTGTTGAAAATGAAGTTGAAGAGCACAACATCTTTCACAGTGAGGTGGAGGCCCTGGCTCCCTACATAACTGAGGGAAATGACCAG GAGTACATCGGGACCCAGCAGATGAAATACAACAAACTCCTG GCTGCATCCACTGCCCGGAAGAAGCACCTGCTCAGTCTCAGAGACTACATGCAGCGCTGCACCAACGAGCTCTACTGGCTGGATCAGCAGACGGAGGAGCGCATCACCTACGACTGGAGTGATGCCAACCTGGACTACCCCGCCCGCAAGAGGCAATACGAG AACTTCATCAGTAAGTGTCTGGAGTCAAAGGAGATGACGATCACCAAGCTGAATGATGACGGAGAGAAACTCATCGCCGAGGACCACCCGGGCAAGAACGTCATCGAG GCACATACGGAGGCTGTCCATGCAGACTGGAAGGAATATCTCAACCTGCTCATCTGTGAGGAGAACCATCTCAAGCACATGGACGAGTACCACAAG TTTCATAAGGAGGCCAGAGACACGCAGGACCTGCTGAAACGTCTGGAAACTGAAGTCCAGCAGAAGTACAACCCGGACTTCAAGGACATGTACCAGCTGGATGGTTTGCTCACAGACCTCAAC gACCAGGCTAAGGCCATGGATCACCTGGAGGAGCGGGTGAAGTCTCTGCAGACCCGCAGCATGCAGGTGCTGCCCCTGAAGCTCCGCAACAACCCTCCGCAGAAGATGCTGCCCATCGAGGCGCTGTGCGAATTCAACTCAGATGAG GGGCAGATTATGCGAGGAGAGCGCTACACGCTCCTCAGGAACAACGGCTACAAGTGGGACGTGAAGGACCCGGCGGGACGCAGCACGACCGCTCCGGGGGTGTGTTTCATCATCCCTCCCACCGACCCCGAGTCCATTTCAGTGGCTGAAAA TCTGGTAAGCCAGCAGAAGACCATCAAACAGAAGGTGGCCAGCAGTAAAACGGCCCTGCAGACCAGACTGGCTGAACTGAGGAAGGAGAGCCCGGTTGGTCAGG ACAAGCAGGAACAGCAGTGCCGGCAGTTGATGGCAGGACTGGATAAAGTGGTCAGCGACCTGAATAAGCAGGAGAAGGCAATTAATACTCAAGTGCGCCCCCCTCTGGAACAGACCCGTCCTCTACAGGACAGCGAAGACAGACTTCGTGAAATGAAG GACATTGCCTCCGCCTTCCGAAGGATAGAACCAGAAAAGACCGCGAAGGTGCAAGAGGCTGAGGTCTTCCTCAGAGCCAATCCCAAGTGTGCCAGCACCCCACAGCTCTACTCCAAGGTGGCAGAGACCAACGACAAATACGACAAAGTGGACCGGCTGTTGAAGTGTGCCAACGACAA ACTTCAGAATTCCAACCGCCTGGAAAATTCCCTGCAGGGCTCAAAGAACCTGCTATCCACCTACGAGAACAGGCTGGCCCGAGAAGAGGTCGCACCCTCTGACCTGAGCTCTCTGGAGAAGACTCAGCGTGAGCTCGCT GACATGGCATCTGAACTGAGGGCAAAGAAATCCATCGTGCCAGAGATGGAGCAGAACCTGAGGTCTGCTAAGCTCAGCTGTGACAACATGGTGATCACGACGCAGGAGCACTGTCCTGATATCGAGAGGCAGGAGGCGGACGTGGAGAAGCTCACCAAACGCTACGACAACCTCAACAGGCAGATTGATGCTAG GTCCCAGTATATGCAGAGAGCCAAAGCGTCCTACAACAATTACCGCAATGACTATGACAACCTGAACAGCTGGCTTTCACGGGTCCCGAACTACGAGCCCCGCGAGACTGATGATGTTAGACAGGTGGAGGCCAAACTGAAAAACCAAAGA AATCTGCTTTCTGACATCGCAAGAAAAGAGTCCGACTTGAACAATGTCGCAAGGAATGCACAGCTCTACCAACAGGCTGTTAAG GACTACGAAAACGAAGCGGAGAGGTTCAGATCCGTTCTTGATCTTGAAGATGGCTTGGTACCACAGACCTACAAAAGGAGCAGAATGGATTCTCCTGCATTGAGAGTCAAGGCAGAG GAATCAGCCATTGAGGCAAAATTCACTGAAGTCAACGCGGTGAATAAACAGCGGCTGCAGAACCTGGAGTTTGTTCAAGGACTTCTCAATCAG CAACCAGAGGTCCCAATAATTGACCGCAAAGTTCAGTCAGTGAATGCGAGCGCCCCTGGAGATGAACCCTGGAGAATCAAGAACCAGCTGGAGGAAGAGATTCATAGAAGACAGCAGCTGGAGAAGGAACTCAAAACCATTCAGAGTGACATCTATGTGCTGGAAGGCCAAAAACCCCAGGACACAATTGTCAAGAAAGAGCTGATTAAGAAGGTACCTGATCCTCAGCTGGACGAGGAAATGAGCAAAGTCCAGCAGAAGCTCCTGGACGAGCGCCGGACCACCCGCATCCTAGAAAGCGAACTGGACAGCCTGCAGGTGAAGCTGCGTGGGATAGAGACGGAGATAAAAGAGGGAGCTCAGCAGTACACGGTCAAAGAGGTGCTCCGCATCGAACGGGacaaggagcaggaggaggaagtgAGGAGACTCCGGGACGAGCTGGAGGAACTCAAGAGACAGAAGATGGTCAGAGACAATGAAGCCGTTCATATGCAGAAGCAGATAACCATACTGTCTGCGGAGAAAAACAAGGAGCAGGAAGTCATTAAGGAGGAAGAAGTGATCAAGGTGCAAAACGATCCACAGCTGGAAACCGAGTACAGGCTGCTCCTggacagaaaacagaaagaaacggACAACCGGCAACATCTTGAGGATGAGCTACGATTCCTGCAAGAAAAACTGAAGCGTCTGGAGAAGGAAAAGGCTATGGCCGAGGAGAAGATCTCCATCCGCGAGGTGCTTAAGGTCGAGAAAGACATTGTCCTGGAGAGGGAGGTTGAAAACCTGAGAAGACAGCTGGAAGATGAAAAGGCGAAACGCATGTcttctcagagagaaagaacagacatTCAGAGGAAGATCACAAGCCTGGAGGAGGAAAAGTCAAAGGTGATTGTTCAGGAGAAGGTGCGTGAAATTGTTAGGCCTGACCCCaaggcagagacagaggttGCCAACCTCAGGCTGGAGCTTGTAGAACAGCAGAGAAGATGCAGAGATGCTGAACTCCAGCTGAAGTCTGTTCAGGACGAGTTGGTACTACTGAAAAACAGAGGCCCACAAATTGAATACAAAGAAATCATCAAGGAGATGATAAAGTACAAGATCGACCCTGAAACGGAAAGAGAGCTGGAGAAACTCCGAAATGAAATTGTCGACAAAACTCACCATATAGAGAAGTATGAAATAGAGATTCTCCAACTGAGAGATGAGATTCAGAAGTGGAAAGACACGAAGCCCCAAGTACAGACCAAAGAGGTAGTTAACGAAGTTATTCAATACAGAGAAGATCCAAAAACCAAAGAGGAAATTGAGACCCTTAAAAGGAAACTGGCTGAGGAACAGAGGAAACGTTTGGACTTGGAGGGAGACCGGTCCTCCTTTGAAGATAAAATCAGAGCTAAGAAGATTGACTTGTCACAGGTTAGAGAAAAGGTTGTACAACAAGAAGTTGTAAAGATGCAAGAAGACCCTCTCTTGAGATCTGAGTGTGACAGCTTAACCCAGAAGATCAAtgatgaggtgagacagagggatCTTTTGAAAGAGGAACTGTTGAGGCTGCAGCGTCAGAAGGCTGATCTGGAACTCCAGCTAGAGGAGATTGAACGTGAACGCAGAATGCGACGCGACGCCGAGCTCGAAATTCAGCGTCTGAGGGTTCGCCTCAACGAGCTGGAGATTAAAGACAAGGAAACTAGAGAGAAGGTCACAGTGAAACAAAAGGTTGTTCTGCAGCAGGACCCTCAACAGGAGAAGGAACACTCCATCCTGCGGCTTCAGGTTGAGGAGGAGCGGCACAAACGTGTCCTGCTGGAGAAGGAGTACaatgtgctgctgcagcagatAGAAACGCTGGAAAAGGTGGAGGTGCGTGAAAAAGTTGTCCGCACAGAGAAGATCCAAGTCGAGAAGGATCCCGAAGCCGAGCTTGAGAttgagaggctgaagaggagcctTGAAGAAGAGACAAGGCGCCGGCAAGAGCTGGACCTAGAGCTCACTAACATCACCTCAAGACTGACAGAAATGGAGTTCACCAATACGAAGTCGTCTAAAGAGCTCGACTACATCCGAGATGAGAGCAACAGACTACAGCAGGAGAACCAACGCCTTCAGAACGAAATCAGGAAACTCCAGGCTGAGATCCACATCACAACAAAAGAAACCAAGCAAATCACAGAGTCCATCCCGCTGGACACCAGCAGGAACTTAGAACTCCGCCTGTCATCGCTGCAGAAGGAACTCTCTGACCTGAAACGCATCACGACTGAGAAAGACGAAGAGATTGAAAAGATGCAGAAGAATCTGTCTGCCGTGAGGGtgaagagagaacaaagagaaagtCACCTCCGTCGCTCCATCGTCGTCATCGACCCGGAGTCGGGCAAAGAGATGCGGCCCGAGGAGGCCTACAAGTTGGGCCTGATCGACTGGAAGATGTTTGTTAACCTTCAGAGTCAGGAATGCGACTGGGAAGAAATCAGCGTCAAGGGTCCGAATGGGGAATCATCTGTTCTTCACGATAGAAAATCAGGGAAAAAGTTCTCCATCGAAGAAGCTCTTCGGGCTGGGAATATCACAAACCGCCAGCTACAGCAGTACCAGAATAAAGAAATTAGCATCCAAGAGTTTGGTGTAATGGTCTCAggaaaaagcaaataa